The DNA sequence CACCGCCTGAAATCACGGTTTGGACCTTGTTCGATGATTTcccaaaaatggatggatggatggttttaaaACAACTATTTAATGTTACTTTaactgtaatatattgcagaaACACTGGGCAGTAACGACAcccaataaaacaataaaaaaaaatacccatgTTTTTGGTTACgacaaaaaatgtttaaaagatgTTTGACTGCAGCTACAAccataaaataattatttgagtgacaatttcttttgtgtgttttgtgtgtgtggcaaGCCTCTGGCAGGCTGCATCTACAGAATGATGGGAGGAAGTGACACTGGCAGTGGGGACAAGGATGGGCTGGTCACCGCTGCCATACACGTCCCCATCGGCTGGCAAAGGAGAGTGCATTGCGGCCAGGTGGCGTATGTCAGGTGCGCTGATTCAACCATGaagagagagattttttttcaagtaacCCCAAAACTATGTAATTTGATCTGTGATTAAGGCAACCCTTCCTTCTTCCAGTTACTAAACCATCACCTTACACAGTAGAAAATACCAGAATCAAAATATTTGGAAATCAGGAAAGGTTTTTTTGTTACGATTATTTATGCAGTGATGTGTTCTGACACATGCAAAGCTCCTGAAGGGCAAATGACTACCGCACAATCAGCCCATTTTATTTAATGAATAGTTTTTAAGAATATCAGAGTATCAAAATGTGAATCAAATTTGttacaaacctttttttttttaagttatctTGGCATTTCATCGTTCATTCTTGGCAGACACCTGCATTCTACTGCCTTTCTAGTTATGTAAGCGACCTGTGGCTAAAAATTTCACATGAATCCATAATGGTAAATTGATCATTGAGGGGGACTTTTTTGAGGTGTTCAGCAGAAAGTCAAAGAACCAACTAAGATCTATAAAACCTTACCTCTGAAACTATTCCACATATCAGTAAGCCAGGAGGTACAAAATACTTATGTGTATATGCGTTTGTTTATGTAGTCCCAGTGGTACTTCTCTCTCCTCCCTGGATGAGGTGAAGACCTATCTGTTGACTGATGGCACCTGTAAATGTGGTCTGGAGTGTCCGCTTGTCATCAACAAGGTAAAGCTGTTGGCTCGCGCAATCATCAGTCTATCGAAATGTGACATTGAAGAGAATTTTCAACTTCCAGAGAATATAGTTTAGTGTCAGTACAACAACATGGTCTctcgttttattcattttgtttttacctCCAACAGGTTTTCAACTTTACTTTGGGGGTAAAGGTAGAGCAGCACAAGCAGCCTATCGGCAAAGCGGAGCAGGACATGACCAAACTGTGCAACCATCGGAGGAAAGTGGTGGCGATGGCTGCTCTGTGTCGCAGTATGCAGGCGTCACAGATGCCCTTTGCTAACCTTCATCATCCTGGTAAGACCTCCGTAACCTCCTGTCAGCCATGCAGACAGCCATTGTAAAAGCCTAATTGATTTAGCAGATGTATAAATGCTGGTAGCAACACGCTAATGGTGAACTCTAAGCATGAATATATACTATCTTAGCATCATTACTTATTGACTTTTTGTCTTAATGGGCATATGAGAGGGTAAGGCTAAGGATGTAATTCACATAAAACAGCATTCTGACCGTCGTGCATGTTCTTTACTTCCAGCCCATACCTGAGGAAAAGTATTTACTAATGCATGAGAAAATAAGATTATATTGCCGTTCAACTGGCAAAACCCCGGCTAATTGTTATTTTGGAAAGGCCTAATATTGGCCAGCCGACTAATCAGTCGGGCCCCACTTTGGAAGTTGTCATGAGAAAGCAACaatatttttatcattttcaaccatcttttttttttttcttctttttttctttcagaagTGAGCAAGGGAATGGGCAATTGCAACCCAAAGAGGGCTCCTGTTGAGCGGGAAGAAGAGGACAGAGGCATTTACCACCCCAAATTTCATCTGGCTCCTGCACAACCTCAGAATAATGCACACCCTAATACCTGTGCCAGCCCCAGTTCCTCTCACAAGTTTATTTATCCTTATAATGGCTCCTCCCCAGGTCCTCACACAGGCGCAAACTCTCACCATCCGCTTGATGCTTTTCGAAGGCTTcaccctcctccacctcctcaaaTTGTGCCCTTTACCACTTCCAGCAGCCCCCCATTCTCTTCTTACCATGTTGCCCAAAGGTCGCCCCGCACACTCACTCCTCAAAATGGTAGTCAAGGTCAAAAACTGCCACAAACTCCTGAAACGCCTTCCTCCCCTCTCCTAAGGCCCCAACCTTCACCTCCTTGCTCCTCTCCTAAAAGCTTCATCACGGGAGGCAGAGTATCACAGACTCAAGCGCAGCATCCCTATGGGGTCATAGGTGGAGGCTCTCCCCTCTCACCCACTCCCATCCTCTCTCCATCTGTCCATAACATGAATTGCGTGTCTCCTCAGCAGCGGTCCCACCACCCTTCGGCTTCCCCCTCTTATGTCTCTGATCAGGGCGGAAGCTCCACTGCGGTAGCTGAAGGACTGACAGCGAGTAATTTGTCACGGAGGAGGAAGTCCTGCTCTTCCTCTCCACACTCCCCTCTGCCTTGTGGTTCACCAAACCCCGCCCCCCACATCTTTAAGTTCAAGCTGGAGGACATCTTGGAGCAGTTCAAGAACTCTGGCAACAGTAGCACTAATAATAACCACCACCTCCCAAACTCGACCAACCCCAACATATTGACTAACCAAAGCAGTCACAGTCCTCTTACTCCCCCTCGGAAACCCTCAAAGAGTGCAGCGAGTCCCAGCACAGTAGCGCCGACTTTTGGGTTGAACTCAGCAGGGATTTCCAGCACTACTCTGGGGGCTTTTTTAAACCACCACAGTCACCAGGGCGAGTTGTCGTCCTCAACTTCTTTTCCCGCAAGCAGTCTGCTCTCCGCGGCTGCTAAAGCTCAGCTGGCTAGCCAGGTAACCCAAGGCCAGGGCTCAAATGTGGCTTGTAGCCAAACAAGCGTGTCCTCTTCCTTGGAAATCTTGACTGAGGCACAGCAAAAACAGTCGACAAAGGTAACAAACAGCACTTTAAAAAATTGCCACCTTTCTTCCCCTACAACTGCCTCTAGGCCTCACTATCCCTGTCTAGCAGCAGCCTCTTCTGTCCGCTTTCCTTCATCCCACTCCCTGGCCCAGTCCCTGGCGTCTTCCTTGCCCCAGTTGCCTCCTAAAACAGAACAAAATGCATCGCACAGAAAGAGGCGACGGCGATCTCCCACTGTTCTCAGCATGATCAAAGACACTCAGCCGCTGGCCAACGGGCCGCAGAGGACCTCGCCCGGAGACTCTGCTACCGCTATGAACTTATCGTCTTCGGCGTTCCCTCGCCTCGCATCTGCCTCAGATATGCAGAACCCGAGTGGCGTCACCTCCGAGCACAACCATCATTTGCCGCCAGGGCAGACGTCCAAGTTCCTGATTTCCAAACAGACGGCACATCTCTCCGGAACTCCTCGAGAGTTAGAGTCCTTGGATATCACTCCCGCACCAACACCCCTGAGCTTGGATCCTCCAACCCAGCCCCTCTCTGCTCTGCTGCACTTACTCAGTGTGCAAAATGCTCAGGCCGCAGCTTCGGCTTCCAACGCTGCTCCAGGTCAtttggcatctttgactgttgaAGGGGGCGGACACACTAAGTCACAAAGCCCTGAACTTTCACCCTCTTCTATAAATTCTCATTCTAACCACCCGCATCCTCCGTCACCATGCCGAACCAGTAACACTAATACAATACCTTTGGTTCCAGAGATGCTTTCTCCCCCTCACACCCCTACTCATTTCAGATCAGTGCAGTCTCAGTCTGTGGGATTAAGTCCTCTACAAAAACATTCTTCGCCACGTTCAAATTTAGCTTtacccagcagcagcagcagcccatCTGTACATGTGGCCACTACTCCACTGGACAGGCATCATCCAACTGAGAATCACATTCCAGCACCTGACACTGTTTCACGGGTACTTTCACCCGAAGCTTCGCCGCAGAGCATGATCAGTAACGACATGTCAACAGCAGACCCGAGTCACGCACAAGGCATTGTGTCTGCGGCGTTACCCACCTCACCAAAACCTCTTGATCTTAGCAATCATGTTCTAGCCCTCCTTGCAGCATCCTCCACTGTACGGCAGGAGGAACGCAGCTCGGCTGACCATACAACAGATGTAGTGATGTTTCCCCAAGAAAATCACACTGCAGGTGAATAATGCCCGTGTAATCATTTATTAACGTTAAGGCGTTGCAAGTTTGGGTTCACCCCCTCTGTATTTGAACATTTGAGCCCTTCTTTTACTtgtgtaacttgttttcttgagtACAGCTTTTATGTTATATCAGATAAACGTTTGTTGATTCATATTTGTgcccgttgtttttttttttttttgcaggttccGGTGATTCTGGACGCGGGGACTTGAAGAACTCCACCTCAACGAAACCTCTGACACCCACTAGTTCCGATGTCGTCGGCTCCTCTCAACTTGGGGAGGACAGTCTTCAGACTTCTTTACCTCTGGCAGAGGCCTTCCCTTTCATGAACCAAGAGCAGCTACTTCAGCTGCTGTCTTCCACAGGAGGCCTGCCATCCATCTTGGACCCTACGGTCCTTTCCTCATTACAGCTCGGGGGGCTGTGGTTGGGTGGGCAAAATGCACAGGTGCCACCTTCCGCTGCTGCAACACAAAACCTTGGTGAGCAGCAGTCCTTAATGATACAACCAGAGACACAGCAGCAGAGCCAGGATCAGCAACAGAAGCAGCAACAACTAAACTGTAATCCTCTCTTTCCGTTGTTGCCCCTGTTGAGCGGCATACAAGGGGACTTACCTCTCAATCTAGTGGGCCTTCCAAACCCAATCCCACCTCCAACTTCAGTCTCTGCCACAGGACAGGAATCTGATTTGGGGCTTACAGAAAAACCAAGTCTTCAAGCTCTGCTTATGGCGTCTTTGCTGTTTGGGCAACACCAGGCGCCTTTGTTACCCTTATCTGGACTGAGTCAGCTGGGTCAGGTCAGCTTGGAGGTTCCTCTTCAGCAACCGCCACAGATCCCTGCCACCTTGGAGGGCCTCACGTTGGACAAGGCCGCTGCTCTTCTGGATCCATCAACTCTTCACGGGTCGGGGATTCTGGAAGTCATGCAGGGCCTTCCCCTCCCGCCTGGAGCGGAGGGGTCTATTCAAGCTCTGCAGTCTCTGCTGCTTCCTACTGCCCTTCCTCCTCATCCAGCGACCTTCCTGCCTTTAAGCCCCGCCCTCCTCACAGCTGCCCTAAATGCAGCAGACCTATCCCACACCCAGTTAACTCCTGTTCAGCATACCCAACCTCAGGTAGGCGCCTCGTCTACTTAGGTTCTTTCCTCTAGCCTTGTCATAGATTCCTTGGGTAAACTCTGAGTTTCTGTCCACATTGGTTTCATTATCTCTATTTCTTTTGTGTTAATTGCATTTTTCTTCATGATTGTTACGTTTGAATACAGAAAGTTTTTATTCTGTCTGTCTTAATGTACTACTTTCATGCAAACCATTGTCAacctttattttaaaatgaacattttcgacataccgtattttccggactataagtcgctccggagtataagtcgcaccagccataaaatgccccaaaaagtgaaaaaaaacatatataagtcgctccggagtataagtcgcattttgggggcaatttattcgacaaaatcccacaccaaaaacagtcatgaacgagcaacaacaggctaaacgatagcaacaacaggctaaacgataggtatgctaacgtgacaaacacaaacaaagagctgagaacgggcctgacgtaacatatagagtgattaaggacaactattacatgaataacatgtttataaaaccatcagtgtcactccaattcattaaatagcaacaacaggctaaacgataggtatgctaacgtgacaaactcaaagaaagagctgagaacgggcctgacgtaacatatagagtgattaaggacaactattacatgaataacatgtttataaaaccatcggtgtcactccaattcattaaatagcaacaacaggctaaacgataggtatgctaacttgacaaacacaaacaaagagctgagaacgggcctgacgtaacatatagagtgattaaggacaactattacatgaataacatgtttataaaaccatcggtgtcactccaattcattaaatccatcgatcgatctttgtcaacaatgggtgcgcacggctgagggcgcttgcgcttcaaaatattccacaggctcatataacgataaactatattttaaataactataatacaagccaataatattatcaaaccatccgtgcactttaattccattaaatccatcgatcaaattcctcgtcctttgtcaacatcgccgcgcgtgcgccctgacgtcaccctcgtctttattccacagatctactatataactatattgtagcattaacaaagtacaaggatagacgtaggtttggtaaacggctctttattaaacaaaacaaacttccaagcgtgtggcggcgtggacttccagacagaccgggcgtgcgtaatggccatgtccgagccccgcgcaccgttcgcggacaaccactcggccgatcgtcggcccccgactcagtagagaccgggcgtgcgtaaaagccataatagtttttcaaaccttctatgtcactccaaatccttaattccttcaaactctttgtcctccgtgtcacttagaaatgatcaccgctaatgatgccggtcgtccttgtgtgggcacgtttgtatgtaaacaaccggcgcgccgcgctactgacgtcacttgaaatagtaatccattggta is a window from the Syngnathus scovelli strain Florida chromosome 2, RoL_Ssco_1.2, whole genome shotgun sequence genome containing:
- the mbd6 gene encoding methyl-CpG-binding domain protein 5 — encoded protein: MMGGSDTGSGDKDGLVTAAIHVPIGWQRRVHCGQVAYVSPSGTSLSSLDEVKTYLLTDGTCKCGLECPLVINKVFNFTLGVKVEQHKQPIGKAEQDMTKLCNHRRKVVAMAALCRSMQASQMPFANLHHPEVSKGMGNCNPKRAPVEREEEDRGIYHPKFHLAPAQPQNNAHPNTCASPSSSHKFIYPYNGSSPGPHTGANSHHPLDAFRRLHPPPPPQIVPFTTSSSPPFSSYHVAQRSPRTLTPQNGSQGQKLPQTPETPSSPLLRPQPSPPCSSPKSFITGGRVSQTQAQHPYGVIGGGSPLSPTPILSPSVHNMNCVSPQQRSHHPSASPSYVSDQGGSSTAVAEGLTASNLSRRRKSCSSSPHSPLPCGSPNPAPHIFKFKLEDILEQFKNSGNSSTNNNHHLPNSTNPNILTNQSSHSPLTPPRKPSKSAASPSTVAPTFGLNSAGISSTTLGAFLNHHSHQGELSSSTSFPASSLLSAAAKAQLASQVTQGQGSNVACSQTSVSSSLEILTEAQQKQSTKVTNSTLKNCHLSSPTTASRPHYPCLAAASSVRFPSSHSLAQSLASSLPQLPPKTEQNASHRKRRRRSPTVLSMIKDTQPLANGPQRTSPGDSATAMNLSSSAFPRLASASDMQNPSGVTSEHNHHLPPGQTSKFLISKQTAHLSGTPRELESLDITPAPTPLSLDPPTQPLSALLHLLSVQNAQAAASASNAAPGHLASLTVEGGGHTKSQSPELSPSSINSHSNHPHPPSPCRTSNTNTIPLVPEMLSPPHTPTHFRSVQSQSVGLSPLQKHSSPRSNLALPSSSSSPSVHVATTPLDRHHPTENHIPAPDTVSRVLSPEASPQSMISNDMSTADPSHAQGIVSAALPTSPKPLDLSNHVLALLAASSTVRQEERSSADHTTDVVMFPQENHTAGSGDSGRGDLKNSTSTKPLTPTSSDVVGSSQLGEDSLQTSLPLAEAFPFMNQEQLLQLLSSTGGLPSILDPTVLSSLQLGGLWLGGQNAQVPPSAAATQNLGEQQSLMIQPETQQQSQDQQQKQQQLNCNPLFPLLPLLSGIQGDLPLNLVGLPNPIPPPTSVSATGQESDLGLTEKPSLQALLMASLLFGQHQAPLLPLSGLSQLGQVSLEVPLQQPPQIPATLEGLTLDKAAALLDPSTLHGSGILEVMQGLPLPPGAEGSIQALQSLLLPTALPPHPATFLPLSPALLTAALNAADLSHTQLTPVQHTQPQELSDAGVDTLIPLSLQGKENPILQQLLPTLLNPAVLGDISGIAGLHNMVGIGAGSILLPSVQASSLGMPLLQGPDGTINLLNNIQLNLAPSSEEEKSGSLQETQSPTPDSDIPASQISPEEIANPAPTPVQEPSRPPQRASDDRPVIDPYTSFMDTIYTSFLQINAKEQEDGVRSGPSDPTSPFCALPPVTFPLEHHTLTTTAPAQHQASAPVSLSPRRACSLRNPDLSRLSLEAAAHSPAQGTPKPTEDVATSPLQRKAVMVEGQTHPEASIYLEEAKTDCTSVERQTGYLSPRDGCSGRPREDTPGTMLHSEQGREQSGTASGARRGRKRKQTLQNVLEDFRDVDATALEETKATTTTALLKPDTSVRGRRRRGARSQRQ